From the Nostoc sp. PCC 7107 genome, the window ACTTACCAGCGCGGACATATTCATCGACACAAGCTTGAATCTCTGGAGAATAGCGATGAAGAACATTTGGCGGTGTGGCTTTGAGTACTGATTCCAGAAAGCGCACCGTCTTACCAAATAAACGAGCGATCGCATGTTTTTCTTGGGGTTGTGGTGGTAAAGGAAAAACAAGCAATTCACCTACATATTTCCGTAATTCCTCTATCTCGGCTAATGTTGTTTCCTTGTTATTCTGTGTAATCAACGTTACGTCGTGGTTATATTGAAGATATCTCAGTAAATTAAAAGTTCTAATTTCTGTTCCTCCACGACTGGGCGGATATGGAAATGTAGACGATAGCATTAATATCCGCATATAATTTTGCATCTCCTTTTCTTAGTAAATATTGTTATGCAATTATTCCGTTAATCGATAATACTTTAACTTTTATTTTGTTAAATGTAAGCTGATTCTCATCAAGTTATTATCCTAATTTATTCAACTAATATTCTGCAAATCTATCAGCAAAAAATATGAGTAACAAACCGCTTCTGTCTATTATTACTCCTACCTTGGGTAAATTTTCTGACTATTGGCTAGAAAATCTTTTAAACGTGGCAGGTTCTGTCCAATTTATTTTAGTTTATCCACCTAAAGTTAAAACCAGAGCAATCAATGATCCCAGAGTTACAGAAATAATTAGTCCCTACAAAGGCGAGATGCCACAGAGGTTTGTCGGTTTACTCAATGCTCAAGGAGACTATATTTTAGCCTTGGATGACGATGATTATGTGCATCCCCAAGTGTGTGAATTATTAGCTAAATATTTTCAACGTTTCCCTGAAAGTTGGATTCTGCGTTTACAAAAACTGAATATTGATATTAATGATGAAAAACGTATCCAACAACCGTGGGCAGAAATTCCTGATATAGAACAACTGGAAGTATGCAAAAAAACTCCTGAAAATCCTTATCCTTATCAAAAAGGTAACTATAAAGGTTTATTAGAAGTTCCCATTGCTCCCTTAGATAAAAATTTTGATTGGCGTTATCTTTTCTGGCCATTTTTAACTAGAAAAGATAACGAAGGTTATCATGTAGAAAATTTTAACAACGTTGTTTGGAGAAATGATTTAATTCAGCAAGCGCTTCCTGAACTTTCACACGCCACAAAAGTTATGGGAGCCGTGACGTGGATACCCTCAAGTGGATTTGATAGATTATCTGGTTTATTTGTCCAAGCTAACTTTTTTGAGAAAGATGCTATTATCGGTCACTGGATACCAAAACCAGAACAAATTAGATATATAGATAAAGATCCAGCTTTAAAGCCACCAAGATTTCATGTGATTTCTGATGCCTTGTTAATTAAACACTTTCCCCAATATGGTTATTTGTGGAATCTTGTGTTTAGCAAGTTATATGCTGTTCCCAGAACAGCGGGGAAATTAATCAGGTTGAAGTTAGTAAAAAAGGCACAGAAGTAGACGTAGGGTG encodes:
- a CDS encoding glycosyltransferase family A protein produces the protein MSNKPLLSIITPTLGKFSDYWLENLLNVAGSVQFILVYPPKVKTRAINDPRVTEIISPYKGEMPQRFVGLLNAQGDYILALDDDDYVHPQVCELLAKYFQRFPESWILRLQKLNIDINDEKRIQQPWAEIPDIEQLEVCKKTPENPYPYQKGNYKGLLEVPIAPLDKNFDWRYLFWPFLTRKDNEGYHVENFNNVVWRNDLIQQALPELSHATKVMGAVTWIPSSGFDRLSGLFVQANFFEKDAIIGHWIPKPEQIRYIDKDPALKPPRFHVISDALLIKHFPQYGYLWNLVFSKLYAVPRTAGKLIRLKLVKKAQK